A genomic region of Metopolophium dirhodum isolate CAU chromosome 1, ASM1992520v1, whole genome shotgun sequence contains the following coding sequences:
- the LOC132937143 gene encoding KRAB-A domain-containing protein 2-like, which translates to MQAQPDKNFKFILVYQDHLTKFVLLRPLTHKRAENVACVLLDIFTTFGAPSILHSNNGREFVSTIMSDLCNMWPGLKIVHGKQRHSQSQGSVERVNQDIENMIATWLQDNNTRRWSEGLKFIQFMKNRCLHHVIKCSPYEAMFGTQAKVKLATSSLPKNFAFILKKEEDLEEGLKKTVVCPIGDGNVNINNEVNEVQDKIISDDISTKIKSIDQKRSSLFQNLQKQATKMKGASGNRFCKGKIGDNVIIRIPNVDRARCGHRNILSVILSVKDNLYEIGTKEGKINQMFCRNQFKLYKESLITTDEVPENIILLREVA; encoded by the exons ATGCAAGCACAGCccgataaaaattttaaatttattcttgtCTATCAAGATCACTtaactaaatttgttttactGCGCCCATTAACCCACAAGCGCGCGGAAAATGTCGCTTGCGTTCTATTGGACATTTTCACTACATTTGGTGCACCTTCGATACTTCATAGCAACAACGGTCGAGAATTTGTTAGTACAATTATGAGTGACTTATGTAATATGTGGCCTGGACTTAAAATAGTTCACGGAAAACAACGACATTCTCAGAGCCAGGGCTCTGTCGAAAGAGTAAATCAGGACATTGAAAATATGATAGCTACTTGGCTTCAGGACAATAACACAAGAAGATGGAGCGAGGGGCTGAAATTTATTCAATTCATGAAAAACCGATGTTTACACCATGTGATTAAATGTTCACCATACGAGGCAATGTTTGGTACACAAGCTAAAGTTAAACTAGCCACTTCATCACTTCCAAAAAATTTTGCCTTCATATTGAAGAAAGAAGAAGACTTGGAAgaaggtttaaaaaaaa cTGTCGTATGCCCGATCGGTGATGgaaatgtcaatattaataatgaagtAAACGAAGTACAAGACAAAA TAATAAGCGATGACATTTCCACAAAGATCAAATCTATTGATCAGAAAAGGTCCAGCTTATTccaaaatttacaaaaacaagCTACGAAAATGAAAGGAGCGTCAGGAAATAGATTTTGCAAAGGAAAAATTGGCGATAATGTGATAATAAGAATACCCAATGTAGACAGAGCAAGATGTGGCCATCGAAATATTCTAAGTGTCATACTTTCTG taaaagaCAATTTGTATGAAATTGGGACCAAGGaaggaaaaataaatcaaatgtttTGTCGTAACCAATTTAAGTTATACAAGGAGTCTCTTATTACAACCGACGAAGTacctgaaaatataattttactaagaGAAGTAGCTTGA